In Thermococcus thioreducens, a genomic segment contains:
- a CDS encoding type II toxin-antitoxin system RelE family toxin, with amino-acid sequence MVFRVEVHPKVIKSAPMVLKPVHLRRFRDFLRELPENPIPEGYDIKPLTDVKIYGCDSYRLRLGDYRLLYAVDWGRKIVYVVRLDPREKAYKKR; translated from the coding sequence ATGGTGTTTCGGGTTGAAGTTCATCCCAAGGTGATAAAATCCGCTCCCATGGTTCTAAAACCGGTACATTTGAGAAGGTTTAGGGACTTTCTTAGGGAGCTTCCGGAAAACCCAATTCCTGAGGGGTATGATATTAAACCGCTGACTGATGTTAAAATCTATGGATGTGACAGTTATCGCCTTCGTCTTGGTGATTATAGGCTCCTCTATGCCGTGGACTGGGGTAGGAAGATCGTTTATGTAGTTCGATTAGATCCGAGGGAGAAGGCATATAAAAAACGCTAA
- a CDS encoding HAD family hydrolase yields MKLVSFDVWNTLLDINVMLDAMAIELSKLMGTCLVDVVEGMILTRGRIKRMRAETAGDPARALEESQELLAELFEIDVELVKRAAARAVLKVGDDIVLPGAREALEGVKRKGLKVTVTGNVMFWPGSYTRLLLERFGLMDYIDKTFFADEVLAYKPMKEMFEKPLRVFNVSPDEAIHIGDTYTEDFEGALKAGLWAVWINPEAEEIRKIHERGFEVPNVEGILEVLGMIEAGSI; encoded by the coding sequence ATGAAGCTGGTCTCATTCGACGTCTGGAACACCCTCCTCGACATCAACGTCATGCTCGACGCCATGGCCATTGAGCTCTCCAAGCTGATGGGAACGTGCCTGGTAGACGTCGTCGAGGGAATGATTCTCACCCGCGGGAGAATAAAGCGGATGAGGGCCGAAACAGCAGGAGACCCTGCCAGGGCTTTGGAAGAGAGCCAGGAGCTTTTGGCGGAACTCTTCGAGATAGACGTCGAGCTCGTGAAGAGGGCCGCTGCGAGGGCCGTCCTGAAGGTCGGCGACGATATAGTCCTTCCGGGGGCAAGAGAAGCCCTCGAAGGCGTTAAGAGAAAGGGCCTGAAGGTTACCGTAACCGGCAACGTGATGTTCTGGCCCGGCTCCTATACAAGGCTTTTGCTCGAAAGGTTCGGGCTTATGGACTACATTGACAAAACCTTCTTTGCGGATGAAGTTCTCGCCTACAAGCCGATGAAAGAGATGTTCGAGAAGCCGCTCAGGGTTTTCAATGTTTCTCCGGACGAGGCAATCCACATAGGCGATACCTATACGGAGGACTTCGAAGGAGCCTTAAAGGCCGGTCTCTGGGCGGTCTGGATAAATCCCGAAGCCGAGGAAATAAGGAAGATCCACGAGAGGGGCTTTGAGGTGCCAAACGTTGAGGGGATTTTAGAGGTGCTGGGGATGATAGAAGCGGGAAGTATTTAA
- a CDS encoding DUF2391 family protein, translating into MMSESNADRMMNPEPEHRIENERRTGMEKQLEELYSSIQELKRENEKRKAPDQLGWDDIAQEIIGAVTFALPFLFTAELWEIAKDISVERSLLVFLMTLGVAYLFIAKSRIGNLKREELFHVPKRLLTVTGIAYMISAGLIYLYGINSLADFTARQYLNATILISTFAVIGAITVDMVK; encoded by the coding sequence ATGATGAGTGAATCCAATGCTGACCGGATGATGAACCCCGAACCTGAGCACCGGATTGAAAACGAAAGGCGAACCGGAATGGAGAAACAGCTTGAAGAGCTTTACTCCAGCATTCAGGAGCTGAAAAGAGAGAACGAGAAGAGAAAAGCTCCAGATCAGCTCGGATGGGACGATATCGCCCAGGAGATCATCGGGGCAGTCACCTTTGCCCTCCCGTTCCTCTTCACGGCGGAGCTGTGGGAGATAGCCAAGGACATCTCGGTTGAACGCTCCCTTCTGGTATTCCTAATGACCCTTGGCGTTGCGTACCTCTTCATTGCCAAATCCAGAATAGGGAATCTAAAAAGGGAGGAGCTGTTCCACGTTCCCAAGAGGCTCCTTACGGTCACGGGAATAGCCTACATGATCTCCGCCGGGCTGATATATCTCTACGGAATAAACAGCCTGGCCGACTTTACGGCCAGACAGTATCTCAACGCCACCATACTCATAAGCACCTTCGCCGTGATAGGCGCAATAACCGTTGACATGGTGAAGTGA
- a CDS encoding DNA polymerase domain-containing protein, translating into MILDADYITEDGKPVVRIFKKENGEFKIEYDREFEPYIYALLRDDSAIEEIKKITADRHGKVVKVKRAEKVQKKFLGRPIEVWKLYFTHPQDVPAIRDEIRKHPAVVDIYEYDIPFAKRYLIDKGLIPMEGDEELKMLAFDIETLYHEGEEFGTGPILMISYADEDGARVITWKKIDLPYVDVVSTEKEMIKRFLKVVKEKDPDVLITYNGDNFDFAYLKKRCEKLGIKFTLGRDGSEPKIQRMGDRFAVEVKGRIHFDLYPLIRRTINLPTYTLEAVYEAVFGKPKEKVYAEEIALAWESGEGLERVARYSMEDAKVTFELGREFFPMEAQLSRLIGQSLWDVSRSSTGNLVEWFLLRKAYERNELAPNKPNERELARRRGGYAGGYVKEPERGLWDNIVYLDFRSLYPSIIITHNVSPDTLNREGCKEYDRAPQVGHKFCKDVPGFIPSLLGSLLDERQKIKRKMKATIDPIEKKLLDYRQRAIKILANSLLPEEWVPVIVGDEVKPVRIGEFVDALMKTDSELVRRDGDTEVLEVKEIRALSFNRKSKKARTMPVKAVIRHRYAGDVYEIVLSSGRRIRVTTGHSLFAYRNGELVEITGGEVKPGDLLAVPKRVSLPERKERLDIVELLLKLPESETEDIVMTIPVKGRKNFFSGMLRTLRWIFGEEKRLRTARRYLEHLERLGYVKLRKIGYEVIDGGGLESYRKLYEKLAQTVRYNGNRREYLVDFNAIRDVIPLMPVEELKEWLIGTRNGFRMRPFIDVNEDFAKLLGYYVSEGNARKWKNHTGGWSYSVKLYNEDESVLDDMERLASKFFGRTRRGKNYVEIPRKMAYIIFEGLCGVLAENKRVPEVVFTSPENVRWAFLGGYFIGDGDVHPGKRVRLSTKSELLVNGLVLLLNSLGISAIKIRHDSGVHRVYVNEELPFTEYRKKKNVYYSHVIPKEVLEETFRKVFQKNMSREKFRELVESGKLDEERAKRIEWLLDGDIALDKVVEVKREHYDGYVYDLSVEEDENFLAGFGLLYAHNSYYGYYGYARARWYCRECAESVTAWGREYIEMAIRELEEKFGFKVLYADTDGLHATIPGADAETVKKKAMEFLKYINPKLPGLLELEYEGFYARGFFVTKKKYAVIDEEGKITTRGLEIVRRDWSEIAKETQARVLEAILRHGDVEEAVRIVKEVTEKLSKYEVPPEKLVIHEQITRELKDYRATGPHVAIAKRLAKRGIKIRPGTVISYIVLKGSGRIGDRAIPFDEFDPTKHKYDAEYYIENQVLPAVERVLKAFGYRKDDLRYQKTRQVGLGAWLKVKKR; encoded by the coding sequence ATGATCCTCGATGCCGACTACATCACCGAGGACGGAAAACCCGTCGTAAGGATATTCAAGAAGGAGAACGGCGAGTTCAAGATCGAATATGACCGCGAGTTCGAGCCCTACATCTATGCGCTCCTCAGGGACGATTCCGCGATTGAGGAGATCAAAAAGATAACCGCCGACCGCCACGGCAAGGTCGTTAAGGTCAAGCGCGCCGAGAAGGTGCAAAAGAAGTTCCTCGGCAGACCGATAGAGGTCTGGAAGCTTTACTTCACACACCCGCAGGACGTCCCCGCTATTCGAGACGAGATAAGGAAGCACCCCGCTGTGGTGGACATCTATGAGTACGACATACCCTTCGCAAAGAGATACCTCATCGACAAAGGCCTTATTCCGATGGAGGGCGACGAAGAACTGAAGATGCTCGCCTTCGACATCGAGACGCTCTACCACGAGGGCGAGGAGTTCGGAACCGGGCCGATTCTCATGATAAGCTACGCCGACGAGGACGGGGCGAGGGTCATAACGTGGAAGAAGATCGACCTGCCCTACGTTGACGTCGTCTCAACCGAGAAGGAGATGATAAAGCGCTTCCTCAAGGTCGTGAAGGAGAAGGATCCCGATGTTCTCATAACCTACAACGGCGACAACTTCGACTTCGCCTATCTCAAGAAGCGGTGCGAGAAGCTCGGGATAAAGTTCACCCTCGGGAGAGATGGTTCTGAACCAAAAATCCAGCGCATGGGGGACAGGTTTGCGGTCGAGGTGAAGGGCAGAATACACTTCGACCTCTACCCGCTGATAAGGCGCACGATAAACCTCCCAACCTACACCCTTGAGGCGGTTTACGAGGCAGTCTTTGGAAAGCCGAAGGAAAAAGTTTATGCAGAGGAGATAGCTTTAGCCTGGGAGAGCGGAGAGGGGCTTGAAAGGGTGGCAAGATACTCAATGGAAGATGCTAAGGTTACTTTTGAACTCGGCAGGGAGTTCTTCCCGATGGAGGCCCAGCTCTCAAGGCTGATAGGTCAGAGCCTCTGGGACGTTTCGAGGTCAAGCACTGGCAACCTCGTGGAATGGTTTCTCCTGCGGAAGGCCTACGAGAGAAACGAGCTCGCCCCAAACAAGCCCAACGAGAGAGAACTGGCGAGGCGGCGCGGGGGCTACGCTGGGGGATACGTCAAAGAACCAGAACGGGGATTATGGGACAACATTGTGTACTTGGACTTCCGCTCTCTCTACCCCTCGATAATCATCACCCACAACGTTTCCCCGGACACGCTCAACCGCGAGGGCTGTAAGGAGTACGACAGGGCCCCCCAGGTCGGCCACAAGTTCTGTAAAGACGTCCCGGGGTTCATCCCGAGCCTTTTGGGTTCCCTCCTCGATGAGAGGCAGAAGATAAAGAGGAAGATGAAGGCCACGATAGACCCGATCGAGAAGAAGCTCCTCGATTACAGGCAACGCGCCATCAAGATTCTGGCAAACAGTCTACTGCCCGAGGAGTGGGTTCCGGTAATCGTAGGAGACGAAGTTAAACCGGTTCGCATAGGGGAGTTCGTTGATGCACTGATGAAGACTGATTCGGAGTTGGTGAGGAGGGACGGCGACACAGAAGTTCTCGAAGTTAAAGAAATCCGTGCCCTGTCATTTAACAGGAAGTCAAAGAAAGCACGCACGATGCCCGTGAAGGCCGTAATCAGGCATCGTTATGCTGGGGACGTTTACGAGATAGTCCTCAGCTCAGGGAGGAGGATAAGGGTAACCACTGGCCACAGCCTCTTCGCGTATAGGAACGGTGAACTCGTAGAGATAACCGGCGGTGAAGTCAAACCCGGGGATCTTCTGGCGGTGCCGAAGAGAGTAAGCCTCCCCGAAAGGAAAGAAAGGCTCGACATCGTTGAACTGCTCCTTAAACTCCCGGAGAGTGAAACCGAGGACATAGTCATGACCATCCCCGTTAAGGGAAGAAAGAACTTCTTCAGTGGAATGCTTAGAACCCTCCGCTGGATTTTTGGGGAAGAAAAAAGGTTAAGGACCGCCAGACGCTACCTGGAGCACCTTGAAAGGCTCGGCTACGTGAAGCTCAGGAAAATCGGCTACGAGGTCATTGATGGGGGGGGACTTGAAAGTTACAGGAAGCTGTACGAAAAGCTCGCCCAGACGGTTCGCTACAACGGCAACAGGAGGGAATACCTAGTTGATTTCAACGCCATCCGCGACGTTATCCCTCTAATGCCCGTGGAGGAACTTAAGGAGTGGCTGATCGGGACCAGAAACGGGTTCAGGATGAGACCGTTCATAGATGTTAACGAGGACTTTGCGAAGCTCCTTGGATACTACGTGAGCGAAGGGAACGCGAGAAAGTGGAAAAACCATACTGGGGGTTGGAGCTACTCGGTTAAGCTTTACAACGAAGACGAGAGTGTTCTCGACGATATGGAAAGGCTGGCATCGAAATTCTTTGGAAGAACGAGGCGTGGAAAGAACTATGTTGAGATTCCGAGGAAGATGGCTTACATAATATTTGAGGGACTCTGTGGTGTTTTAGCCGAGAACAAAAGGGTTCCGGAAGTTGTTTTTACCTCCCCCGAAAACGTACGCTGGGCCTTCCTTGGGGGCTACTTTATCGGCGACGGCGACGTTCACCCGGGCAAGAGGGTTCGGCTCTCCACTAAGAGCGAGCTTTTGGTAAATGGCCTCGTCCTGCTCCTCAACTCGCTTGGCATCTCCGCCATAAAGATCCGCCATGACAGCGGGGTCCACAGGGTCTACGTGAACGAGGAACTGCCGTTCACTGAGTACAGGAAAAAGAAAAACGTCTATTATTCCCACGTTATACCCAAGGAAGTTCTCGAAGAAACTTTCCGAAAGGTCTTCCAGAAAAACATGAGCCGTGAAAAGTTCAGGGAGCTGGTTGAGAGCGGGAAGCTTGACGAAGAGAGGGCCAAGAGAATAGAGTGGCTTCTTGATGGGGACATAGCTCTCGACAAGGTTGTTGAGGTTAAGAGGGAGCACTATGATGGTTATGTCTACGACCTGAGCGTTGAAGAGGATGAAAACTTCCTGGCCGGCTTTGGGCTTCTCTACGCCCACAACAGTTACTACGGCTACTACGGCTACGCCAGGGCGAGGTGGTACTGCAGGGAGTGCGCGGAGAGCGTTACGGCGTGGGGCAGGGAGTACATCGAGATGGCCATCAGGGAACTTGAGGAAAAATTCGGCTTTAAAGTCCTCTATGCTGACACCGATGGTCTCCATGCCACTATTCCCGGAGCAGACGCCGAGACGGTCAAGAAAAAGGCAATGGAGTTCTTGAAGTACATCAATCCCAAACTGCCCGGCCTCCTTGAACTCGAATACGAGGGCTTCTACGCCAGGGGCTTCTTCGTCACGAAGAAGAAATACGCCGTCATAGACGAGGAAGGCAAGATAACCACGCGCGGGCTTGAAATAGTCAGGCGCGACTGGAGCGAGATAGCCAAGGAGACGCAGGCGAGGGTTCTGGAGGCTATTCTCAGGCACGGTGACGTGGAAGAAGCGGTGAGGATAGTCAAGGAAGTAACGGAAAAGCTGAGCAAGTACGAGGTTCCGCCGGAGAAGCTGGTAATCCACGAGCAGATCACCAGGGAGCTGAAGGATTACAGGGCAACGGGCCCGCACGTGGCCATAGCGAAGCGCCTGGCAAAGCGGGGAATAAAGATACGCCCCGGCACGGTGATAAGCTACATCGTCCTTAAGGGCTCTGGAAGGATAGGCGACAGGGCGATTCCGTTTGACGAGTTCGATCCGACGAAGCACAAATACGACGCGGAATACTACATAGAGAACCAGGTTTTGCCGGCTGTGGAGAGGGTTCTAAAGGCCTTCGGCTACCGCAAGGACGACCTGCGCTACCAGAAGACACGGCAGGTTGGGCTTGGCGCGTGGCTGAAGGTGAAAAAGAGGTGA
- a CDS encoding type II toxin-antitoxin system RelE family toxin: MKYVRSILYQESRQAGKGIVASHKRKLKEIILQLSENPFSYPYKKIRGEEHTYRIRVGQFRILYEVDDENFRVIIFKIERRERAYR; this comes from the coding sequence GTGAAGTATGTACGAAGTATTCTTTACCAAGAAAGCCGCCAAGCAGGTAAGGGCATTGTAGCCTCCCATAAAAGAAAGTTAAAGGAGATAATTCTCCAGTTGTCTGAGAACCCTTTCTCATACCCCTATAAGAAAATTCGAGGGGAAGAACATACTTACAGAATCCGAGTGGGTCAGTTCAGAATTCTTTACGAGGTCGACGATGAGAACTTCAGGGTCATAATCTTCAAGATTGAGAGAAGGGAGCGGGCCTACCGTTAG
- a CDS encoding DUF3226 domain-containing protein, protein MRLVTGKKWEAFADEKSILFPEYRRNRDELIDFVDSLTGEETVVTASLELIDLIAWKFRRGEENVLIYSDTGKILTLKETYELRKYLDFDVRGGFSGEEARTSVLFVEGKTDAKFFKAVFKKLFEFKESREAPYSLRFIERVFERDNFDLLKREEDSYYLAVIPSEGNSGVIRNLGNFLRAMYIFDFRVERIGVAIDIDEDRDAALASIAGKLSGFEHRKTSIGYLVGKTEVVPLIIGLPFEDEVIEWKKPTVEDLMLHLIAREGLLERIKPGLKALNESLGRKLKPKEVMYLALSAYGHWGNLEGFYELFVMRSRFRNLKAVLGEAGLMKGLIYLAGRENGRR, encoded by the coding sequence ATGAGGCTCGTAACGGGAAAAAAGTGGGAAGCGTTCGCGGATGAAAAATCCATACTCTTCCCGGAGTACAGGAGGAACCGCGACGAACTCATCGATTTTGTGGACTCCCTAACTGGGGAGGAGACCGTCGTTACGGCGAGCCTGGAGCTCATCGATTTAATCGCCTGGAAGTTCAGGCGGGGCGAGGAGAACGTCCTGATATATTCTGATACAGGGAAGATCCTCACCCTCAAGGAGACCTATGAGCTGAGGAAGTACCTCGACTTCGATGTAAGGGGCGGCTTCTCCGGGGAAGAAGCAAGGACAAGCGTCCTCTTCGTCGAGGGCAAGACTGACGCCAAGTTCTTCAAGGCAGTCTTCAAGAAGCTCTTCGAGTTCAAGGAGAGCAGGGAGGCACCTTACAGCTTGAGGTTCATAGAGAGGGTCTTTGAGCGCGACAACTTCGACCTGCTGAAACGGGAGGAGGATAGCTACTATCTCGCGGTCATACCGAGCGAAGGAAACTCCGGCGTCATAAGGAACCTCGGGAACTTCCTGCGGGCGATGTATATATTCGACTTCCGGGTTGAGAGAATCGGAGTGGCTATCGACATCGACGAGGACAGGGACGCGGCTCTGGCCTCTATAGCCGGGAAGCTCTCGGGTTTCGAGCACAGGAAAACATCCATCGGCTACCTCGTAGGAAAAACCGAAGTGGTTCCGCTGATAATCGGCCTGCCCTTCGAGGACGAGGTCATCGAGTGGAAAAAGCCCACCGTCGAGGATTTGATGCTCCACCTCATAGCGAGGGAGGGACTTCTTGAGAGAATAAAGCCTGGCCTCAAAGCCCTGAACGAGAGCCTCGGGAGGAAGCTCAAGCCCAAAGAGGTCATGTACCTGGCCCTGTCGGCCTACGGGCACTGGGGCAACCTTGAGGGCTTCTACGAGCTCTTCGTCATGCGTTCCAGGTTCAGGAATCTAAAAGCGGTTCTCGGGGAGGCGGGCCTCATGAAGGGGCTCATTTATCTCGCGGGAAGGGAGAATGGGAGGCGTTGA
- a CDS encoding MFS transporter: MSLQNYRGFSKDAWLLVGYSFISWLGGNIAWFIFPFYLRSLGFSYTDIGIVFSMSTIAQASVLLFSGPLGTKMGYKKAVLMGVSLMFLGRLIQVTYPTIALLTLGGVLVGIGMAFENPSYMALLSGEVSDEKRHYLFSLSSAMGTIGSAVGLILAGFLPRYISYRDVFALVLLIIPVRFLLVLFVRSVLAESEKKLRLDRGLLVRIGRFALPSALIGLGAGITIPYVGLWFNGRFGTSLESIGWLFAFQQFIMGLGTFLLPMIADRFGSVKTIVSFNGSASILIAAMPFSPTFFLAAAVYTVRTILMNIVNPIWNSFMVGFFKKEERSTVMALNNLSWTATFGIGQYIGGRLFDLSLTWPFMITALLYGLSMVVFWGFFGKAETKGYKPEPA; this comes from the coding sequence ATGTCGCTGCAGAACTACAGGGGGTTCAGTAAGGACGCATGGCTGCTCGTGGGTTACTCATTCATCTCCTGGCTCGGGGGCAACATAGCGTGGTTCATCTTCCCGTTTTACCTGAGGTCGCTCGGCTTCAGCTACACCGACATCGGGATAGTTTTCTCCATGTCCACAATAGCTCAAGCCAGCGTTCTCCTGTTTTCCGGCCCCCTCGGTACGAAGATGGGCTACAAAAAGGCGGTTCTCATGGGCGTTTCCCTGATGTTCCTCGGCAGGCTGATCCAGGTAACCTACCCCACGATAGCCCTTCTTACCCTCGGCGGCGTTCTTGTGGGCATCGGCATGGCCTTTGAAAACCCATCATACATGGCACTGCTGAGCGGCGAGGTGAGCGACGAGAAGAGGCACTACCTCTTCAGCCTCTCCTCCGCTATGGGAACCATAGGCTCAGCCGTCGGCCTGATCCTGGCCGGCTTCCTGCCCAGATACATTTCATACCGGGACGTCTTTGCATTGGTTCTCTTAATAATCCCCGTGAGGTTCCTTCTGGTGCTGTTTGTAAGGTCTGTTCTGGCCGAGAGTGAGAAGAAGCTGAGGCTTGACAGGGGCCTTCTCGTGAGGATAGGGCGCTTCGCACTCCCGAGTGCGCTCATAGGCCTGGGGGCCGGGATCACAATTCCTTATGTTGGTCTGTGGTTCAACGGGCGCTTCGGGACGAGTCTGGAGAGTATAGGATGGCTGTTCGCCTTCCAGCAGTTTATCATGGGGCTGGGAACCTTTCTGCTTCCGATGATAGCCGACAGGTTCGGCAGCGTCAAAACCATAGTGTCTTTCAACGGGAGCGCAAGCATCCTCATAGCGGCGATGCCCTTCTCCCCGACCTTTTTCTTGGCCGCGGCCGTCTACACCGTAAGGACGATCCTGATGAACATAGTCAACCCGATCTGGAACTCCTTTATGGTGGGCTTCTTCAAAAAGGAGGAGCGTTCAACGGTCATGGCCCTCAACAACCTCTCATGGACTGCTACCTTTGGAATCGGCCAGTACATCGGCGGCAGGCTCTTTGATCTCTCCCTCACCTGGCCGTTCATGATAACCGCACTGCTCTACGGCCTCTCAATGGTCGTGTTCTGGGGCTTCTTCGGTAAGGCGGAGACAAAAGGTTATAAGCCGGAGCCGGCCTAG
- a CDS encoding RsmB/NOP family class I SAM-dependent RNA methyltransferase: MELFYRVSFQEVVADALSLVEERELSSKHALERVFKRVAGKDREKARGLAHAYVFEIEKWRKKVDFIINSVLKGSTVEDLDPYLASLLRIGTFEIHFRKVPPAIATDSIIRVVKERFDFSRAKFVNALMHSIEKFDVEKALKRLKERDRIEWLSVRFSHPRWYVEYAIDLLGYDEAVRLLLSNNKAQRYYVRANTLKTDVDSLRDYLEENGVRTALTPLPDVLKILEYKTPVTRLDWYREGKFVIQDLASAYVAHVLAPEPGERVLDLAAAPGSKTFHAAALMENRGEIVAVDYSYDRLMRMKEKMKLLGIKNVKLVHADGQSFRNKEKFDKIILDAPCSSSGTYRQFPEVKWRFDEKKIKRIINVQRNMLRNAYENLRDGGEMTYSTCSIRTDEDEENVLFAINRVGLELMDYPFGWGDRGFLEIGDKVFRAWTHRHDCNGFFIAKMRRAD, encoded by the coding sequence ATGGAGCTGTTTTACCGCGTGAGCTTTCAGGAAGTGGTCGCTGATGCCCTAAGCTTAGTTGAGGAGCGCGAGCTCTCGTCGAAGCACGCCCTTGAGAGAGTCTTTAAGCGGGTAGCCGGGAAAGACCGCGAGAAGGCACGCGGACTGGCCCACGCCTACGTCTTCGAGATAGAGAAGTGGAGAAAAAAGGTAGACTTCATAATCAACTCCGTCCTCAAAGGCTCAACGGTCGAAGACCTCGACCCCTACCTGGCCAGCCTCCTGAGGATAGGCACCTTTGAAATCCACTTCAGGAAAGTTCCGCCTGCTATAGCGACCGACTCAATAATCAGGGTAGTTAAGGAGCGCTTTGATTTCTCCCGCGCCAAGTTCGTGAACGCGCTGATGCACTCGATAGAGAAGTTCGACGTGGAGAAAGCCCTGAAAAGGCTCAAGGAGAGGGACAGGATAGAATGGCTGAGCGTGCGCTTCTCGCACCCGAGGTGGTACGTCGAGTACGCTATAGACCTCCTTGGTTACGACGAGGCTGTCCGTTTGCTCCTCAGCAACAACAAAGCTCAGCGCTATTACGTCAGGGCAAACACCCTCAAGACGGACGTTGATTCCCTCCGCGATTACCTTGAGGAGAACGGCGTGAGAACGGCCTTAACCCCTCTCCCGGACGTTTTGAAGATCCTCGAATACAAGACTCCGGTAACGAGGCTCGACTGGTACAGGGAAGGGAAGTTCGTTATCCAGGATCTGGCTTCAGCCTATGTTGCACACGTTTTGGCCCCAGAGCCGGGTGAGAGGGTTCTCGATCTGGCAGCCGCACCGGGGAGCAAGACCTTCCACGCGGCGGCGCTGATGGAGAACCGGGGCGAGATAGTGGCCGTTGACTACTCCTACGACAGGCTCATGCGCATGAAGGAGAAGATGAAGCTCCTCGGCATTAAAAACGTCAAGCTGGTTCACGCCGACGGCCAGAGCTTCAGGAATAAGGAGAAGTTCGACAAAATCATCCTCGATGCGCCGTGCTCAAGCTCCGGAACCTATCGGCAGTTCCCGGAAGTCAAGTGGCGCTTCGATGAGAAGAAAATCAAGCGCATCATAAACGTCCAGAGGAACATGCTCCGCAATGCCTACGAGAACCTTCGCGACGGCGGTGAGATGACCTACTCGACGTGCTCGATTAGGACTGACGAAGACGAGGAGAACGTCCTCTTCGCGATAAACAGGGTAGGGCTTGAGCTGATGGACTACCCCTTTGGCTGGGGCGACCGGGGCTTCCTTGAAATCGGCGATAAAGTCTTTAGAGCGTGGACGCACAGGCACGACTGCAACGGATTCTTCATTGCGAAGATGAGGAGGGCAGACTAG
- a CDS encoding S-layer protein, producing the protein MKRALTLFMGLVVLGLLLTPINAAVTGINSSNTVIVLPTTKIVNGVPLHIGEDAITGSRLGAFLVLQGVSQGTYTKTVSIPVEYHSVLIPDENQTYKLNSRDMPDVGVNVSDEPVGHGVVIQVNFSRVDFNSTKKAVEFTDRSVEIVFNENTTPLDIGGDYKVVATTVDGKDTMYFYAYTEVDSTSSSLGESLSVGSWSMKFVDININQEEMLIDLIYPSGMIKQKTMEKGSYYIMYVDANGNEDFETFSTYPSARITELLERGVKELFLFAPTDFFVGVGGTLMVTYNYWYYEKVKQYQDGDVYSGQWVWDIDPNNNLYILYLHVNESAGFKRVFIGEGATLKLPTNWGLEVVPVFTKNNEGEIIGVEGYRFVRVASVTKTVAITAPKVEATDDVYKFIIEDTQLKDFPSDKNVIIVGGWVSNKAWALLEQAYGKDTVDAIKSEIEQKGYVIKELKNPNNQNYRVIILAGKTYAETRLAVEKFMEEM; encoded by the coding sequence ATGAAAAGGGCTTTGACTCTGTTTATGGGCCTGGTAGTTCTGGGCCTGCTCCTTACGCCGATTAACGCAGCGGTTACGGGAATCAATTCCTCCAACACGGTAATAGTTCTGCCCACTACCAAGATAGTCAATGGAGTGCCGCTTCACATAGGTGAGGACGCCATAACGGGTTCGAGACTCGGTGCTTTTCTTGTCCTCCAGGGCGTTTCTCAGGGAACGTATACGAAAACCGTCTCCATACCGGTTGAGTACCACAGCGTGCTCATTCCCGATGAGAACCAGACCTACAAGCTCAACTCCCGCGACATGCCCGATGTCGGGGTTAACGTTAGCGACGAGCCGGTTGGACACGGGGTAGTCATCCAGGTAAACTTCTCGCGCGTCGATTTCAACTCCACTAAAAAGGCTGTCGAGTTCACCGACAGGAGCGTGGAGATAGTATTCAACGAGAACACGACCCCTCTCGACATCGGCGGTGACTATAAGGTTGTTGCCACAACCGTTGACGGAAAGGACACAATGTATTTCTACGCCTATACAGAGGTTGACTCCACCTCAAGCTCCCTTGGCGAGAGCTTGTCTGTTGGAAGCTGGAGCATGAAGTTCGTGGACATAAACATAAACCAGGAGGAAATGCTCATTGACCTAATCTATCCGAGCGGTATGATAAAACAGAAGACCATGGAGAAGGGAAGCTACTACATCATGTACGTTGATGCAAACGGGAACGAGGATTTTGAGACCTTCAGCACATACCCATCTGCAAGGATCACCGAACTCCTTGAGAGGGGCGTTAAGGAGCTGTTCCTCTTTGCTCCAACCGACTTCTTCGTTGGTGTCGGCGGAACCCTCATGGTCACCTACAACTACTGGTACTACGAGAAGGTCAAGCAGTACCAGGACGGCGATGTTTACAGCGGGCAGTGGGTCTGGGACATAGACCCGAATAACAATCTCTACATCCTCTACCTTCACGTCAACGAAAGTGCCGGTTTCAAGAGGGTCTTCATCGGCGAAGGGGCAACGCTTAAGCTGCCCACTAACTGGGGCCTTGAGGTAGTCCCGGTGTTCACAAAGAACAACGAGGGCGAGATAATCGGAGTCGAGGGCTATCGCTTCGTCCGTGTTGCCTCAGTGACCAAGACGGTCGCCATAACCGCGCCCAAGGTTGAGGCGACTGATGACGTCTACAAGTTCATAATCGAGGACACCCAGCTCAAGGACTTCCCCTCCGACAAGAACGTCATAATAGTCGGTGGATGGGTGAGCAACAAGGCCTGGGCGCTTTTGGAGCAGGCCTACGGAAAGGACACCGTCGATGCCATCAAGTCCGAGATAGAGCAGAAGGGCTACGTGATAAAGGAGCTCAAGAACCCGAACAACCAGAACTACAGGGTCATAATCCTCGCAGGAAAAACGTACGCCGAGACGAGGCTGGCTGTCGAGAAGTTCATGGAAGAAATGTGA